Proteins encoded together in one Peribacillus asahii window:
- the gpmI gene encoding 2,3-bisphosphoglycerate-independent phosphoglycerate mutase — MSKAPVALIILDGFGCRPEQKGNAVFHAKKPNFDRYGGQYPHSHLTASGEAVGLPQGQMGNSEVGHLNIGAGRIVYQSLTRVNIAIRDGEFAQNQTFLDAINHAKEKGTSLHLMGLLSDGGVHSHIDHMYALLKLAAKEGLKNVYVHGFLDGRDVGPQTAKGYIEAAEATMKEIGVGQFATISGRYYSMDRDKRWERVEKSYRSMVYGEGPTYTSALECVNDSYANGIYDEFVLPSVVTDAEGKPVATIQSDDSVIFYNFRPDRAIQISNTFTNEDFRSFDRGDKHPKYLHFVCLTHFSETVDGYVAFKPTNLDNTLGEVLSQNGLTQLRIAETEKYPHVTFFMSGGREDKFPGEERILIASPKVATYDLKPEMSAYEVTDALVEQIENDRFDAIILNFANPDMVGHSGMLEPTVKAIETVDECLGRVVDLIVSKGGTAIITADHGNADEVITLEGNPMTAHTTNPVPIIVTKNEVTLRNDGILGDLAPTMLHLLGVEKPVEMTGKSLITI; from the coding sequence ATGAGTAAGGCACCAGTTGCGTTAATTATTTTGGACGGCTTTGGATGCCGTCCTGAACAAAAGGGAAACGCAGTTTTTCATGCGAAAAAACCGAATTTTGATCGTTATGGGGGACAATATCCTCATTCACATTTAACGGCAAGCGGGGAAGCGGTTGGCTTACCTCAAGGACAAATGGGGAATTCAGAAGTTGGTCATTTAAATATCGGTGCAGGTCGAATTGTTTACCAAAGTTTAACACGAGTGAATATTGCGATTCGGGATGGGGAGTTTGCTCAGAACCAAACATTCCTTGATGCAATCAATCATGCTAAGGAAAAAGGTACAAGCCTTCACCTAATGGGGTTACTTTCAGACGGTGGTGTTCATAGCCATATTGATCATATGTATGCGTTGTTAAAGCTTGCTGCTAAAGAAGGCTTGAAGAATGTATACGTTCATGGTTTTTTAGATGGCCGCGATGTTGGTCCACAAACAGCAAAAGGCTATATTGAAGCAGCAGAAGCAACAATGAAGGAAATTGGCGTAGGTCAATTTGCGACGATTTCTGGACGTTATTATTCTATGGACCGCGATAAGCGTTGGGAGCGCGTAGAGAAATCTTACCGCTCTATGGTGTATGGTGAAGGTCCGACTTATACATCAGCACTTGAGTGTGTAAACGACTCTTATGCGAATGGAATTTATGATGAGTTCGTTCTCCCATCCGTTGTGACGGACGCAGAAGGCAAGCCGGTTGCTACGATTCAAAGTGATGATTCGGTTATTTTCTATAATTTCCGTCCAGACCGTGCCATCCAAATTTCAAACACGTTTACAAATGAAGATTTCCGTTCATTTGATCGCGGGGACAAGCATCCGAAGTATCTTCATTTCGTTTGCTTAACGCACTTTTCAGAAACAGTAGATGGATATGTTGCTTTTAAGCCAACAAATCTTGATAATACATTAGGGGAAGTTCTTTCGCAAAACGGCTTAACGCAGCTGCGTATTGCCGAAACGGAAAAATATCCACATGTTACGTTCTTTATGAGCGGTGGACGTGAAGATAAATTCCCAGGTGAAGAAAGAATTTTGATTGCTTCACCAAAGGTTGCTACATATGATTTGAAACCAGAAATGAGTGCTTATGAAGTGACCGATGCATTAGTGGAGCAAATTGAAAATGATCGTTTTGATGCGATTATTTTAAACTTTGCTAACCCTGATATGGTCGGACATTCTGGTATGCTTGAGCCAACTGTAAAAGCTATTGAAACAGTTGATGAATGTCTAGGTCGCGTTGTTGATTTAATCGTATCTAAAGGCGGGACAGCGATTATTACAGCTGACCATGGAAATGCTGACGAAGTGATAACATTAGAAGGTAATCCAATGACCGCTCATACGACAAATCCAGTGCCTATTATTGTGACGAAAAATGAGGTAACATTAAGAAATGATGGTATTTTAGGTGATTTAGCTCCAACAATGTTACATTTGCTTGGTGTTGAAAAACCTGTTGAGATGACAGGGAAATCCCTAATCACTATATAA
- a CDS encoding CD3324 family protein yields MKYVKATAVLPEALINEIQKYVQGATIYIPKPEAAHQKWGTRSGSRKWIDDRNTHIRRAFQNGSKIDQLAEEYCLSVETIKKIVYSK; encoded by the coding sequence ATGAAATATGTAAAAGCGACGGCTGTTTTACCGGAAGCGCTTATTAATGAAATTCAAAAATATGTTCAAGGAGCAACGATTTATATTCCAAAACCAGAAGCAGCTCATCAGAAATGGGGGACGCGTTCTGGAAGCAGAAAGTGGATTGATGATCGAAATACTCATATTAGAAGGGCCTTTCAAAACGGGTCAAAGATTGATCAATTAGCTGAGGAATATTGTCTCTCCGTAGAAACAATTAAGAAGATTGTATATTCTAAATAA
- a CDS encoding FusB/FusC family EF-G-binding protein, producing MEPFIRSDQYNFIRRQTQILINGHATANDIHVLTTLKTLAKEKVFGLFEEISEEQEQLLIPIMDVKDNEGAEAFLLQVEPYVIPFQTITEQTIKKLFPKAKKLKVPGLETVNLKETSYVSWYDKGSNRKYIIARHNHKLKGLQGTFTSLNKKGICTLCNAHEKVGMFMSEAKGKGGEQGTFIKRGNYICEDSQKCNYNLITLDKLHDFIERLNETI from the coding sequence ATGGAGCCGTTTATAAGAAGTGACCAATATAACTTTATCCGCAGGCAAACGCAGATTTTAATAAATGGTCATGCAACTGCTAATGATATACATGTTTTGACTACATTAAAGACACTTGCAAAAGAAAAAGTATTTGGTTTGTTTGAAGAGATAAGTGAGGAACAAGAACAGTTGCTCATTCCAATTATGGATGTGAAAGATAATGAAGGAGCCGAGGCTTTTCTTTTACAAGTGGAACCGTATGTGATTCCTTTTCAAACGATAACGGAGCAAACGATAAAGAAATTGTTTCCGAAAGCAAAGAAGCTAAAGGTCCCTGGATTAGAAACTGTGAATTTAAAGGAAACTTCATATGTAAGTTGGTATGATAAAGGATCAAATAGAAAGTATATAATAGCTCGACATAATCATAAGCTGAAAGGTCTACAAGGAACCTTTACGAGTTTAAATAAAAAAGGCATTTGCACATTATGTAATGCCCATGAGAAAGTAGGGATGTTTATGTCTGAAGCAAAAGGCAAAGGGGGAGAACAAGGCACATTTATTAAAAGAGGGAATTATATTTGTGAAGATAGTCAGAAATGTAATTATAACCTCATCACATTAGATAAATTACATGATTTTATCGAGCGATTGAATGAAACAATATAG
- a CDS encoding DHA2 family efflux MFS transporter permease subunit, whose amino-acid sequence MQAQTQEKTQQEERQYRTFPILLSFLIAGFIGLFSETALNIALNDLIQIFAIQPSTVQWLTTGYLLTLGILVPVSGLLLQWFTTRQLFITSLIFSIIGTLIAALAPSFEILLVARVIQAIGTALLLPLMFNTILLIFPIHKRGSIMGLIGLVIMFAPAIGPTISGLVIANLSWHWIFWLALPFFALSLICGIMFMENVSTITKPKIDIVSIILSTFGFGGVVYGFSVSGEGEGWGSSKVIIALLVGIIALILFTIRQLSMQQPMMNLRAFKFPMFTLGVILLFIGMMTILSSMIMLPLYLQSGLALSAFAAGLVLLPGGILNGFMSPVMGRLFDKYGPRWLVIPGMVIVTIVLWLFSSVSMDTAITFVVALHIFLMIGVSMIMMPAQTNGLNQLPPQFYPDGTAIMNTLQQVAGAIGTAVAITIMSAGQKSYMSNVTNPNDPLNAVNSLNAGIQDAFVFALIVSVIGLICALFIKRVNVEQKN is encoded by the coding sequence ATGCAAGCACAAACGCAAGAAAAGACTCAACAAGAGGAGAGGCAGTATAGAACCTTTCCGATTTTACTATCGTTTTTAATTGCTGGATTTATCGGTTTATTCAGTGAAACTGCGCTAAATATCGCACTGAACGACTTAATTCAAATTTTCGCCATTCAACCTTCAACCGTTCAATGGTTAACAACAGGCTATTTATTAACACTCGGTATATTAGTTCCTGTATCAGGACTTCTACTTCAATGGTTCACAACGAGACAGCTCTTTATTACATCACTCATTTTCTCCATTATCGGAACGCTTATTGCCGCTCTTGCGCCAAGCTTCGAGATTTTATTAGTAGCTCGTGTTATTCAAGCCATTGGTACAGCACTGCTTTTACCTTTAATGTTTAATACGATTTTACTGATTTTCCCAATTCATAAAAGAGGGTCTATTATGGGGCTTATCGGTCTCGTCATTATGTTTGCACCTGCCATCGGTCCAACGATTTCAGGATTGGTTATTGCAAACCTTAGCTGGCATTGGATTTTCTGGCTGGCCCTTCCATTTTTCGCCCTTTCCCTTATATGCGGAATTATGTTTATGGAAAATGTGTCAACGATCACAAAACCAAAAATTGATATAGTATCGATTATCTTATCCACATTTGGCTTTGGCGGAGTCGTTTATGGCTTTAGTGTCTCAGGAGAAGGAGAAGGCTGGGGCAGTTCAAAAGTAATCATCGCTTTACTTGTCGGAATCATTGCGCTTATTTTGTTTACTATTCGACAATTATCGATGCAGCAACCGATGATGAATTTACGTGCCTTTAAATTTCCAATGTTTACATTAGGTGTCATCCTCCTCTTTATTGGAATGATGACGATTCTGTCCTCCATGATTATGCTGCCGCTCTATTTACAAAGCGGGTTGGCGCTATCTGCCTTTGCTGCCGGACTCGTTTTATTACCAGGCGGTATTCTCAACGGGTTCATGTCACCTGTTATGGGACGTTTGTTTGATAAATATGGTCCGAGATGGTTGGTTATTCCTGGGATGGTCATTGTAACTATTGTTCTTTGGTTGTTCAGCAGCGTTTCCATGGATACAGCCATTACTTTTGTTGTTGCTCTACATATTTTCTTAATGATTGGTGTTTCCATGATCATGATGCCTGCTCAAACAAATGGTTTAAATCAGCTGCCGCCACAATTTTATCCAGATGGTACAGCCATTATGAATACGCTCCAACAAGTAGCAGGAGCAATTGGTACAGCAGTTGCTATAACCATTATGTCAGCTGGTCAGAAAAGCTATATGAGTAACGTGACAAACCCTAATGATCCATTAAATGCTGTTAACTCTTTAAACGCAGGTATTCAAGATGCCTTTGTATTCGCTCTAATCGTCTCCGTGATTGGGCTCATATGTGCCTTGTTTATTAAACGTGTAAACGTTGAACAAAAAAACTAA
- the eno gene encoding phosphopyruvate hydratase: MPYIQHVYAREVLDSRGNPTVEVEVGTESGFFGRAIVPSGASTGEYEAVELRDGDKSRYLGKGVQKAVDNVNEIIAEAIMGFDVTDQVGIDRAMIALDGTENKGKLGANAILGVSMAAAHAAAQFAELPLYRYLGGFNAKQLPTPMMNIINGGSHADNNVDFQEFMILPTGAPTFKEAIRTGAEVFHALKSVLASKGLNTAVGDEGGFAPNLGSNREALEVIIEAIEKAGYKAGEDVYLGLDVASSEFYNKETGKYDLVGEGRTGLTSEEMIAFYEELVNEFPIISIEDGLDENDWEGHKLLTERIGDRVQLVGDDLFVTNTKKLAQGIEQGVGNAILIKVNQIGTLTETFEAIEMAKRAGYTAVVSHRSGESEDTTIADIAVATNAGQIKTGSMSRTDRIAKYNQLLRIEDELGDLAVYDGLKSFYNIKR; the protein is encoded by the coding sequence ATGCCATATATCCAACATGTCTATGCACGTGAAGTATTAGATTCTCGTGGAAACCCAACAGTAGAAGTAGAAGTAGGAACAGAATCAGGATTTTTCGGACGTGCAATCGTGCCATCGGGTGCTTCAACTGGTGAATATGAAGCAGTAGAACTTCGTGACGGAGATAAATCTCGTTACCTTGGAAAAGGTGTTCAAAAAGCAGTTGATAACGTAAATGAAATTATCGCTGAAGCTATCATGGGCTTCGATGTAACAGATCAAGTAGGCATTGACCGTGCGATGATTGCTTTAGACGGTACAGAAAATAAAGGGAAATTAGGAGCAAATGCAATCCTTGGTGTATCTATGGCGGCAGCTCATGCAGCTGCTCAATTTGCTGAGCTACCATTATACCGTTACCTTGGCGGATTCAATGCGAAGCAATTACCAACTCCAATGATGAACATCATTAACGGTGGATCACATGCAGATAATAACGTAGACTTCCAAGAATTCATGATTCTTCCAACAGGGGCTCCTACATTTAAAGAAGCAATCCGTACAGGTGCGGAAGTATTCCATGCATTAAAATCAGTTCTTGCTTCTAAAGGTTTAAACACAGCAGTTGGTGATGAGGGTGGATTCGCTCCAAACCTTGGCTCTAACCGTGAAGCGCTTGAAGTAATTATCGAAGCAATCGAAAAAGCTGGCTATAAAGCAGGCGAAGATGTTTACTTAGGACTAGATGTTGCTTCTTCTGAGTTCTACAACAAGGAAACAGGTAAATATGATCTTGTTGGTGAAGGACGTACAGGTTTAACATCTGAAGAAATGATTGCTTTCTACGAAGAATTGGTAAATGAATTCCCAATCATCTCTATCGAAGACGGTTTAGATGAAAATGACTGGGAAGGTCACAAATTACTAACAGAGCGCATTGGTGACCGCGTTCAATTAGTAGGCGATGACTTATTCGTAACAAATACGAAAAAACTAGCTCAAGGTATTGAGCAAGGCGTAGGAAACGCAATCCTAATCAAAGTAAACCAAATTGGTACATTAACAGAAACATTTGAAGCAATCGAAATGGCGAAACGCGCTGGTTACACAGCGGTTGTTTCTCACCGTTCTGGTGAATCAGAAGATACAACAATCGCTGATATCGCTGTTGCAACAAATGCTGGTCAAATTAAAACAGGTTCTATGTCTCGTACAGACCGTATCGCAAAATACAACCAACTTCTTCGCATCGAAGACGAGCTTGGCGATTTAGCGGTATACGATGGTCTTAAATCTTTCTACAACATCAAACGCTAA